A genomic window from Fibrobacter sp. UWEL includes:
- a CDS encoding urease subunit gamma: MHLTPREIEKLMLHYAGIVASERLQRGLKLNHPEAIAYISSKLLELARDGKTVADLMSEGRKMLTAEQVLDGVAEMIHEIQLEATFPDGTKLVTVHDPIPTTGKIIPGEVLVEDGFIELNAGKNTITLDVTNTADRPVQVGSHFHFFEVNKKLDFNRTAAYGMRLDIPAGTAVRFEPGETKKVNLVEIGGTREGYGLNGLVEGLMDDEKIKSAALNKASAEKFAGV; encoded by the coding sequence ATGCATTTAACTCCTAGAGAAATCGAAAAGTTGATGCTGCATTACGCAGGCATTGTCGCTAGCGAAAGACTGCAGCGCGGTTTGAAACTGAACCATCCGGAAGCAATCGCCTATATCAGCAGCAAACTTTTGGAACTTGCTCGCGATGGCAAGACCGTGGCAGATTTAATGTCTGAAGGCCGCAAGATGCTGACCGCGGAGCAGGTGCTGGACGGTGTAGCGGAAATGATTCACGAAATCCAGCTGGAAGCCACCTTCCCCGATGGCACCAAGCTAGTGACTGTTCACGACCCCATTCCCACCACCGGGAAAATTATTCCTGGCGAAGTCCTTGTGGAAGACGGATTCATCGAGCTGAACGCCGGCAAGAACACTATAACTCTGGACGTAACCAATACGGCGGATCGTCCCGTTCAGGTAGGCTCCCATTTCCATTTCTTCGAGGTCAACAAGAAGCTGGATTTCAACCGCACCGCAGCTTACGGCATGCGTCTGGATATTCCCGCTGGTACCGCAGTCCGTTTTGAACCGGGCGAGACAAAGAAGGTGAATCTGGTAGAAATCGGCGGCACACGGGAAGGATACGGATTGAACGGTCTTGTGGAAGGCCTGATGGACGATGAAAAGATTAAATCTGCCGCATTGAACAAAGCTTCTGCAGAAAAATTCGCAGGCGTATAA
- the urtE gene encoding urea ABC transporter ATP-binding subunit UrtE, translating to MLYLKDMDSYYGESKVIEGLNLEIPKGKIVSLIGRNGVGKSTTLKSIMGLVKTGPKTSLMFDGKEIAGLPAYERVRRGIGYVPQGRDIFPQMTVLENLELGVQPMLGRGEKVGKNKVPEYLYDLFPILPKFAKRRGGDLSGGQQQQLAIARALVQDPRILILDEPTEGIQPSIINDIGRAIRKINEWKGITVLLVEQYLDFVMENSHYINIMEKGNIIFHKETSLCDKAEVQKLMTD from the coding sequence ATGCTGTATTTAAAAGACATGGATTCTTATTATGGCGAAAGCAAGGTTATCGAAGGATTGAACCTTGAAATTCCCAAGGGAAAGATCGTCAGTCTGATTGGTCGAAATGGCGTGGGCAAGAGCACCACTTTAAAAAGCATTATGGGCCTGGTCAAGACAGGTCCTAAGACCTCCCTTATGTTTGACGGTAAGGAAATTGCCGGTTTGCCGGCTTATGAGCGAGTCCGTCGTGGCATTGGTTACGTCCCTCAGGGCCGCGACATTTTTCCGCAGATGACCGTCCTTGAAAATCTGGAATTAGGCGTGCAGCCCATGCTTGGACGCGGCGAGAAGGTGGGAAAGAACAAGGTTCCCGAATACCTTTACGACCTGTTCCCTATTCTTCCGAAGTTCGCCAAGCGCAGGGGTGGTGACCTTTCCGGCGGTCAGCAGCAACAGCTGGCAATCGCCCGCGCCCTAGTTCAAGATCCCAGGATCTTGATTCTGGACGAGCCTACCGAAGGTATCCAGCCTTCCATCATTAACGATATTGGCCGGGCCATCCGTAAGATCAACGAATGGAAGGGCATTACCGTGTTGCTGGTGGAACAGTATCTGGATTTCGTCATGGAAAACAGCCACTACATCAACATTATGGAAAAGGGTAACATCATTTTCCATAAGGAAACTTCTCTCTGCGACAAGGCAGAAGTCCAAAAGTTAATGACGGATTAA
- the ureG gene encoding urease accessory protein UreG: MSYVKIGVGGPVGSGKTALIERLTRKMSKEYSICVVTNDIYTKEDAEFLIKNSALPAERIVGVETGGCPHTAIREDCSMNLEAVDEMAHKFPDVQIIFIESGGDNLSATFSPDLADASIYVIDVAQGEKIPRKGGPGVMRSDLLVINKTDLAPLVGASLEVMARDSERMREGRKFLFTNLMSMDGVDEVIAWIKKAVLFEGV, from the coding sequence ATGAGTTACGTTAAGATTGGCGTTGGAGGCCCCGTAGGTTCCGGAAAGACCGCATTGATCGAAAGGCTCACCCGCAAGATGAGCAAGGAATACAGCATTTGCGTGGTCACCAACGATATTTACACCAAGGAAGATGCTGAATTTTTGATCAAGAATTCCGCCCTACCCGCCGAACGCATCGTTGGCGTAGAAACAGGCGGATGCCCCCACACCGCCATTCGCGAAGACTGCTCCATGAACCTGGAAGCCGTGGACGAAATGGCCCACAAGTTTCCCGACGTGCAGATCATTTTCATTGAAAGCGGTGGCGATAACCTGTCCGCTACTTTCAGCCCCGACTTGGCTGACGCAAGCATTTACGTCATTGACGTAGCCCAGGGGGAAAAGATTCCCCGCAAGGGTGGTCCCGGCGTCATGCGTTCCGATCTGCTGGTCATTAACAAGACGGACTTGGCCCCGCTAGTAGGCGCAAGCTTGGAAGTGATGGCCCGAGATTCAGAACGGATGCGAGAAGGCCGCAAGTTTTTATTCACGAACCTCATGAGCATGGATGGCGTAGACGAAGTCATCGCATGGATCAAGAAGGCTGTTCTATTCGAAGGCGTTTAA
- a CDS encoding urease accessory protein UreE produces the protein MIADKILGNLYWEKSPIQKKIVSVPFEWFETDKHRILKIADDGTELGIQIDETLSDGDVLAVTPQAIYAVQIKKSKLIRIAVDSMEEMGRLGFELGNRHLSLQITCKDITIPYDEPTYLYLIRIGFYPQVVEAVFTDYIVCKAHGATHSHTHEHEHHHHDGEGHHHEH, from the coding sequence ATGATTGCCGATAAAATTTTGGGAAACCTCTACTGGGAAAAGAGTCCCATCCAGAAGAAGATTGTCAGTGTTCCTTTTGAATGGTTCGAAACAGACAAGCATCGCATCTTGAAAATTGCTGATGACGGAACCGAATTGGGAATTCAGATTGACGAAACTCTTTCTGATGGAGACGTTCTTGCCGTAACCCCCCAAGCCATTTACGCCGTCCAAATCAAGAAAAGCAAGCTGATTCGCATTGCCGTAGATTCCATGGAAGAAATGGGACGTCTTGGTTTTGAATTGGGCAATAGGCATTTGTCCCTGCAGATCACCTGCAAGGATATTACCATTCCCTACGACGAGCCCACCTATCTCTATCTGATTCGCATTGGTTTCTACCCCCAGGTTGTGGAAGCGGTCTTTACCGATTACATCGTCTGCAAGGCACACGGAGCTACCCACAGCCACACTCATGAACATGAGCACCATCATCATGATGGTGAGGGCCATCATCACGAGCACTAG
- a CDS encoding urease accessory protein UreD, whose product MHPFRNGTHSDIMMMAASAGLLGGDHFMLDLDFGTGSNATFLSQSYEKVFNTDGKIASKDISIQVGPEAKICYMPYPAIPFAGSNYQSRATVKIHPTATFIYADIFTCGRTGMGEFFAMEKFQSKSLFYVGDQLAFADHTLLNPREFDYTKIGFWQNYTHNGMMYIYSPDNEFLNHLKIFVRNNSPVMNGVVGVTNAYKGVVIRTLAMRGETIWDFFESVKEFYIQEM is encoded by the coding sequence ATGCACCCCTTTCGCAATGGAACTCATTCCGACATCATGATGATGGCCGCCTCCGCCGGACTCCTTGGGGGCGACCATTTCATGTTGGATCTTGATTTTGGCACCGGAAGTAACGCCACATTTCTCTCCCAGAGCTACGAAAAAGTTTTTAATACTGACGGGAAAATTGCCTCCAAGGACATTTCCATCCAGGTGGGGCCAGAGGCTAAAATCTGCTACATGCCCTATCCTGCCATCCCCTTCGCGGGAAGCAATTACCAGAGCAGGGCCACCGTCAAAATCCACCCTACAGCCACCTTCATTTACGCCGATATTTTCACCTGCGGTCGCACCGGAATGGGTGAATTTTTTGCTATGGAAAAGTTCCAGAGCAAGAGCCTTTTTTACGTGGGAGACCAGCTGGCCTTTGCCGATCATACCCTCCTGAATCCCAGGGAATTCGACTACACCAAAATCGGTTTCTGGCAGAACTACACCCACAACGGGATGATGTATATCTACAGCCCAGACAACGAATTTTTAAATCACTTAAAGATCTTCGTCCGGAATAATAGTCCTGTAATGAATGGGGTCGTTGGGGTGACCAACGCCTATAAGGGAGTGGTGATCCGCACCCTGGCCATGAGGGGCGAAACCATCTGGGATTTTTTTGAGTC
- a CDS encoding urease accessory protein UreF — protein sequence MLATLRMIQVCDSLFPIGAFTLSNGLETLIANRTITNGTSLEEYVSSFLKILPYNDLGVMTLSYDHAQDMDYIKNLDRFSMALKAPEEVRTGSRKLCSRFLKIYQEFEGASQQGYPSLDTYREEVLNTGSCIGNHSIAVGLFAKDIGLSKDEAASIYTYSLLNAIVTNGVKMIPLSQMVGQKILSESQKKILEAVQRASTLEIEDLGVGGTGIDIAGMKHEELYSRLYMS from the coding sequence ATGCTGGCTACCTTGCGGATGATTCAAGTCTGCGACAGCCTCTTTCCCATTGGAGCATTCACGCTTTCCAATGGGCTGGAGACTCTTATCGCAAACAGAACCATAACCAACGGCACTTCTCTGGAAGAATACGTTTCCAGCTTTTTAAAGATCCTGCCCTACAATGACCTTGGGGTCATGACCCTCAGTTATGATCACGCCCAAGACATGGACTACATAAAAAATCTGGATCGTTTTTCCATGGCATTGAAAGCGCCAGAAGAAGTACGTACTGGTTCTAGAAAACTTTGCAGTCGATTTCTCAAAATCTATCAGGAATTTGAGGGAGCCTCCCAACAGGGCTACCCTTCTCTGGATACATACCGAGAGGAAGTTCTCAATACAGGCTCTTGCATCGGGAACCACTCCATTGCCGTAGGCTTATTCGCAAAGGATATCGGCCTCAGTAAGGACGAGGCCGCTAGCATTTACACCTACAGCCTGCTGAACGCCATTGTGACCAACGGAGTCAAGATGATTCCCCTCAGCCAGATGGTGGGTCAGAAAATCCTCAGCGAAAGCCAGAAGAAAATTCTGGAAGCCGTTCAGCGCGCATCCACCCTCGAAATCGAGGACCTTGGGGTAGGCGGCACTGGCATAGATATTGCAGGGATGAAACACGAAGAACTTTATTCACGACTTTACATGAGTTAA
- the ureC gene encoding urease subunit alpha, producing MYKISRKDYAQMYGPTVGDRVRLADTSLIVEVEKDYCVYGDEAKFGGGKSLRDGMGQAVPFKDEECLDTVITSALVIDATGIFKADIGIKDGLIAGIGKAGNPHMMDGVTPGMIIGASTEAIAGEGLILTAGGIDTHIHFISPTQVRTALYSGVTTMVGGGTGPADGTNATTCTPGAFNIHRMLEAAEDLPVNLAFLGKGNGSNPETLREQIRAGAAGLKLHEDWGSTPKAIDTCLGVADEFDVQVSIHTDTLNEGGFVEDTISAFKGRTIHTYHTEGAGGGHAPDIIRAAAFPNVLPSSTNPTMPFTKNTIDEHLDMLMVCHHLDKNNKEDVAFADSRIRPETIAAEDVLHDMGIFSMMSSDSQAMGRVGEVITRTWQTADKMKKQRGTLDTDCERNDNNRVKRYVAKYTINPAITHGISKYVGSVEVGKIADLVLWRPDMFGAKPEMILKSGFICASKMGDANASIPTPEPVVYTDMFGAHGKALAKTCITFVSEYAFTHGIKEELGLSRTILPVSNCRNIGKKDMVHNDRIAKLEVDPETYTVKVDGERITCEAATELSLARRYFLF from the coding sequence ATGTACAAGATTTCTAGAAAAGATTACGCTCAAATGTACGGCCCCACCGTTGGAGACCGCGTCCGTCTTGCGGATACTTCCTTGATTGTGGAAGTAGAAAAGGATTATTGCGTCTACGGCGACGAAGCAAAATTCGGTGGTGGCAAGTCCCTGCGCGATGGCATGGGCCAGGCCGTTCCCTTCAAGGATGAAGAATGCCTGGACACCGTGATTACAAGCGCTCTCGTTATTGACGCCACTGGAATTTTCAAAGCAGATATTGGCATTAAGGACGGTCTGATTGCAGGTATTGGCAAGGCAGGCAATCCCCACATGATGGACGGTGTCACCCCCGGTATGATTATCGGGGCGTCAACAGAAGCAATCGCCGGCGAAGGCCTGATATTGACCGCTGGCGGTATCGATACCCACATCCACTTTATTTCACCTACCCAGGTGCGTACCGCCCTCTATAGCGGCGTCACCACCATGGTGGGCGGCGGCACGGGGCCTGCAGATGGCACCAACGCCACCACTTGTACGCCGGGCGCGTTTAACATTCACAGAATGCTGGAAGCGGCAGAAGATCTGCCGGTCAATTTGGCGTTCTTAGGAAAGGGAAACGGTTCCAATCCGGAAACCTTGAGAGAGCAGATTCGTGCAGGGGCTGCGGGCCTGAAGTTGCACGAAGACTGGGGTTCTACACCCAAGGCTATTGACACTTGCTTGGGCGTGGCTGACGAATTTGACGTTCAGGTTTCCATCCATACGGACACATTAAATGAAGGCGGCTTCGTGGAAGATACCATCTCAGCCTTCAAGGGACGCACCATTCACACCTACCATACGGAAGGTGCAGGCGGTGGACACGCTCCCGACATTATCCGCGCAGCCGCCTTCCCCAATGTTCTGCCCTCCTCCACAAACCCCACCATGCCCTTCACGAAAAATACCATCGATGAGCATCTGGACATGTTGATGGTTTGCCACCATCTGGACAAGAACAACAAGGAAGACGTCGCCTTCGCTGATTCCCGAATCCGTCCGGAGACCATCGCCGCTGAAGACGTTCTTCACGATATGGGCATTTTCTCCATGATGAGTTCTGACTCTCAGGCCATGGGCCGCGTAGGCGAAGTCATTACTCGCACTTGGCAAACTGCGGACAAGATGAAAAAGCAGAGGGGCACTCTGGATACGGACTGCGAACGCAACGACAATAACCGCGTCAAACGTTACGTAGCCAAGTACACCATCAATCCCGCTATCACTCACGGAATTTCAAAATACGTAGGATCCGTGGAAGTAGGCAAGATTGCAGACCTGGTTTTGTGGCGCCCCGACATGTTCGGCGCCAAACCCGAAATGATTTTGAAATCTGGATTTATCTGCGCTTCCAAAATGGGAGATGCCAACGCCAGCATTCCAACGCCGGAGCCGGTGGTGTATACCGACATGTTCGGCGCTCACGGAAAGGCTCTGGCAAAGACCTGCATTACTTTCGTTTCTGAATACGCCTTTACCCACGGCATCAAGGAAGAACTGGGACTTTCAAGAACCATCCTTCCCGTAAGCAACTGCCGCAACATTGGGAAAAAGGACATGGTCCATAACGATCGAATTGCAAAGCTGGAAGTGGATCCAGAAACCTATACCGTTAAAGTGGATGGAGAAAGAATTACCTGTGAAGCCGCCACAGAGCTTTCTCTTGCCAGAAGATATTTCCTCTTCTAA